The following are encoded in a window of Citrobacter freundii genomic DNA:
- the dpaL gene encoding diaminopropionate ammonia-lyase: MQENLSFFINQTPFTEHPNAPLAPFSRQELVKALNFHRSIPGYAPTPLYSLPVLSQKLGVKNIYLKDESQRFGLKAFKALGGAYAMACHIAELVGKDISELPFDVMTSDEVRRDLKTVTFATTTDGNHGRGVAWMARQLKQNAVVYMPKGSSEQRLTAIRNEGATAEIVDMNYDDAVRMTAEQAEEHGWIVVQDTAWEGYEKIPLWIMQGYGTLMLEAIDQLHQVAPTHVFVQAGVGSFAGMVQGMVTAAWGENRPKVIVAEALIADCLYRSALAKEGEAVAVGGDLQTVMAGLACGEANSIGWKLLRDYADAFASCPDEVAALGMRMLGNPLAGDPQITSGESGAVTTGLLALLMTSPALAQTREQLGLDAHSRVLLISTEGDTDPQQYLDIVWGGQYPGIN; this comes from the coding sequence ATGCAGGAAAACTTATCGTTTTTTATCAACCAGACGCCGTTTACTGAACACCCCAATGCGCCGCTGGCGCCGTTTAGTCGCCAGGAATTGGTAAAAGCGCTGAATTTTCATCGCTCTATTCCGGGTTATGCGCCGACGCCGCTGTATTCGTTACCGGTTCTTTCGCAAAAACTGGGCGTTAAAAATATTTATCTGAAGGATGAGTCTCAGCGTTTTGGTCTCAAAGCCTTTAAAGCGCTGGGAGGTGCCTATGCGATGGCATGCCACATCGCGGAATTAGTGGGTAAGGATATCAGCGAATTACCTTTTGATGTGATGACCAGCGACGAAGTGCGCCGCGACCTGAAGACCGTGACGTTTGCTACCACGACCGACGGCAACCACGGACGCGGAGTGGCATGGATGGCGCGGCAGCTCAAGCAGAATGCGGTGGTTTACATGCCGAAAGGCTCATCTGAGCAGCGTCTGACCGCAATTCGCAATGAAGGCGCGACGGCGGAGATTGTCGATATGAACTACGACGATGCCGTGCGTATGACCGCCGAACAAGCTGAAGAGCATGGCTGGATCGTGGTGCAGGATACGGCCTGGGAAGGCTATGAAAAGATCCCGCTGTGGATTATGCAAGGCTACGGCACGCTGATGCTGGAAGCGATAGATCAGCTTCACCAGGTTGCGCCAACACACGTGTTCGTTCAGGCGGGCGTGGGCTCTTTTGCCGGGATGGTGCAGGGAATGGTGACGGCGGCCTGGGGGGAAAACCGTCCGAAAGTGATTGTCGCTGAGGCGTTAATCGCCGACTGCCTCTACCGTTCTGCGCTGGCTAAAGAGGGCGAGGCGGTGGCCGTTGGGGGGGATTTGCAGACCGTTATGGCAGGGCTTGCCTGCGGCGAAGCCAACAGTATCGGCTGGAAACTGTTGCGTGATTATGCCGACGCATTTGCCTCCTGCCCTGATGAAGTGGCCGCGCTGGGGATGCGCATGCTGGGTAACCCATTAGCGGGCGATCCCCAAATTACGTCCGGTGAATCCGGTGCTGTGACCACCGGTCTGCTGGCATTGCTAATGACCTCGCCAGCACTGGCACAGACGCGTGAACAACTGGGGCTGGATGCGCATTCTCGCGTGCTGTTGATAAGCACAGAAGGTGATACCGACCCGCAACAATATCTGGATATTGTCTGGGGCGGTCAGTACCCCGGCATTAATTAA
- a CDS encoding YgeY family selenium metabolism-linked hydrolase, producing the protein MLSANRIEEVIKNCQALIQQKSYSGQEGEVVNAIKTMMEHYQFDDIHVDKYGNIVGGIVGNKPGKTLVLDGHIDTVPVNPEKWTHNPYGGDIEDGKIYGRGTTDMKGAVAAMISAVGFFGQDNQREFAGKIYVACIVHEECFEGIAARLVSERYKPDYVIIGEASELNLKIGQRGRAEIVVETFGKPAHSANPQAGINAVYKMAQLIDKIRTITPPTHPVLGPGILELTDIKSSPYPGASVVPDYCRATYDRRLLVGETKESVIAPLESALAELVAQDPQFKASVSYAVGQGSCYTGATIEGERFFPGWVYDESDEFVQAALAGVRAAGFEPTITQYSFCTNGSHYAGEAGIKTIGFGPSRENLAHTIDEFIEIDQLTGSASGYYSIIQTLYRH; encoded by the coding sequence ATGTTATCTGCAAACCGTATTGAAGAAGTGATTAAGAATTGCCAGGCACTGATCCAGCAGAAAAGTTATTCCGGTCAGGAAGGGGAAGTGGTAAATGCAATAAAAACAATGATGGAGCATTACCAGTTCGATGACATTCACGTCGATAAATACGGAAATATTGTTGGCGGTATTGTCGGCAATAAACCAGGAAAAACGCTGGTGCTGGATGGACACATTGATACTGTGCCCGTGAATCCGGAAAAGTGGACCCACAATCCGTACGGTGGCGACATTGAGGACGGTAAAATTTATGGCCGCGGCACGACGGACATGAAAGGCGCTGTGGCGGCGATGATCTCTGCCGTCGGATTTTTCGGCCAGGATAATCAGCGTGAGTTTGCCGGTAAAATCTACGTGGCCTGCATCGTACATGAAGAGTGCTTCGAAGGGATCGCCGCCCGTCTGGTCAGCGAACGCTATAAACCTGACTATGTGATTATCGGCGAAGCATCCGAATTAAACCTGAAAATTGGTCAGCGTGGCCGCGCTGAAATTGTGGTTGAAACGTTTGGCAAACCGGCGCACTCCGCTAATCCGCAGGCAGGTATTAACGCGGTGTACAAAATGGCGCAGCTGATCGACAAAATCCGCACCATTACTCCGCCAACGCATCCGGTGTTAGGGCCTGGCATTCTGGAACTGACGGACATTAAATCGTCGCCGTATCCGGGTGCATCTGTGGTGCCAGATTACTGCCGTGCGACCTACGATCGCCGTCTGCTGGTGGGCGAAACCAAAGAAAGCGTCATTGCGCCACTGGAAAGCGCATTGGCCGAGCTGGTCGCTCAGGATCCACAATTTAAGGCCAGCGTTTCCTACGCTGTAGGCCAGGGGTCCTGCTACACCGGCGCCACCATTGAGGGTGAGCGTTTCTTCCCTGGGTGGGTTTACGATGAGTCCGACGAGTTTGTGCAGGCTGCGCTGGCCGGCGTGCGTGCGGCAGGGTTTGAGCCGACCATCACCCAGTATTCCTTTTGCACGAACGGTAGCCACTATGCGGGCGAAGCGGGCATCAAAACCATCGGTTTTGGCCCATCGCGTGAAAACCTGGCGCACACCATCGATGAGTTTATTGAAATCGATCAGCTAACCGGTTCGGCCAGCGGGTATTACAGCATTATCCAGACATTGTATCGCCATTAA
- a CDS encoding sigma-54 interaction domain-containing protein, producing MISVLSNIQDDICNYADAISGITGTDVEIIDESLMRIAGTGKYRHMLNENVAKNGYIYRHVLQVRETVLIKNPGEHPLCQMCEKHRYCSEMLDLNAPIFLNNRVIGVIGIICSTQAQRETLLSQIDKFVTFIEQIAVMISSKVFECLERLRAQETLGAFRRLIDAMDRGVVAIDGHGRIWHANHSADRILNREVQGLPLTIETTGDSLYGDEEAWLTLEGQKHHVLCKQISLSSQDNDRLTMVIFRDAHDYLSSMTMPPYESDTQVRLIGHSPSMEQLRSTVGKIANSYASVLITGESGSGKEVVAFAIHQSSPRKTAPFVTINCAAIPEQLLESELFGYVRGAFSGADPKGRMGKFELANGGSLFLDEIGDMPLHLQAKLLRVLQEKAITRVGSNNTIEIDVRIIAATNKNIHTMVENHQFREDLFYRLNVVPLVLPSLRERRADIAVLAQYFADEFSASYQRPPQKLPDDVINRLYTWHWPGNVRELRNVIEYIFVMRGEATGINASHLPPYLLTAADSRKPAISAQPRQLASQGKQAEREAIERVLQRFGTSVEGKKQAAAELGIGIATLYRKIKLYGM from the coding sequence ATGATTTCAGTACTCAGTAATATTCAGGATGATATCTGCAATTATGCTGACGCCATTTCCGGTATTACCGGGACCGATGTTGAAATCATTGATGAATCTTTAATGCGCATTGCGGGCACCGGAAAATACCGGCACATGCTCAATGAGAATGTGGCAAAAAATGGCTATATCTATCGCCATGTTCTGCAGGTGCGCGAAACGGTGCTGATCAAAAATCCCGGTGAACATCCGCTGTGCCAGATGTGTGAAAAACATCGCTATTGTTCAGAAATGCTGGATTTGAACGCGCCCATCTTTCTTAATAATCGCGTCATTGGGGTGATCGGGATTATTTGTTCAACCCAGGCACAGCGAGAAACGCTGCTCAGTCAGATTGATAAATTCGTTACCTTCATTGAACAAATCGCCGTCATGATCTCAAGCAAGGTCTTTGAGTGCCTGGAACGCTTACGCGCCCAGGAGACGCTGGGCGCATTCCGTCGCCTGATCGATGCGATGGATCGCGGCGTCGTGGCGATCGATGGTCATGGCCGTATCTGGCATGCCAACCACTCCGCCGATCGTATTCTCAACCGGGAGGTTCAGGGACTCCCCCTCACCATTGAAACCACCGGTGACAGTTTGTATGGCGATGAAGAAGCGTGGCTGACGCTCGAAGGTCAGAAACATCATGTATTGTGCAAACAGATTTCACTCTCGTCACAAGATAACGATCGTTTAACCATGGTTATTTTTCGCGATGCTCATGACTACCTGAGCAGCATGACGATGCCGCCTTATGAGTCCGATACTCAGGTGCGGTTAATTGGTCATTCCCCGTCAATGGAGCAGCTTAGAAGTACCGTAGGGAAAATCGCTAACAGCTACGCCAGCGTGCTGATTACCGGGGAGAGCGGATCGGGGAAAGAAGTGGTGGCATTTGCGATTCACCAGAGCAGTCCGCGTAAAACCGCGCCTTTTGTGACGATCAACTGCGCAGCTATCCCCGAGCAGTTACTGGAAAGTGAACTGTTCGGCTACGTCCGTGGGGCGTTCAGCGGTGCGGACCCCAAAGGACGAATGGGCAAATTTGAACTGGCCAACGGCGGCAGCTTGTTCCTCGATGAAATAGGCGATATGCCGCTGCACTTGCAGGCTAAGTTGCTCAGGGTACTGCAGGAAAAAGCGATTACTCGGGTAGGCTCGAATAACACCATCGAAATTGATGTCCGCATTATCGCAGCGACCAACAAAAATATTCACACGATGGTTGAGAATCATCAGTTTCGCGAAGATCTTTTTTATCGTCTGAACGTGGTTCCGCTGGTACTCCCTTCCCTGCGGGAACGACGTGCGGATATCGCCGTCCTCGCCCAGTATTTTGCCGATGAGTTCTCAGCAAGCTACCAACGGCCACCACAAAAACTGCCCGATGATGTGATCAACCGCCTGTATACCTGGCACTGGCCCGGAAACGTCCGCGAACTGCGTAACGTCATCGAATATATTTTTGTCATGCGTGGGGAAGCGACCGGGATCAACGCCAGCCACCTGCCTCCATACCTGCTCACCGCGGCGGACAGCAGAAAACCCGCTATATCGGCACAACCACGTCAGCTTGCCAGTCAGGGAAAACAAGCCGAAAGAGAAGCCATTGAGCGTGTTTTACAGCGTTTTGGCACAAGCGTAGAGGGCAAGAAACAGGCGGCGGCAGAGCTGGGGATCGGCATCGCCACGCTCTACCGAAAAATTAAGCTGTACGGAATGTAA
- a CDS encoding N-acyl-D-amino-acid deacylase family protein — MKTIFKNGNVIDGTGSEGRIADVMVDDGRIVAIGQIDAGVNEQVIDATGKVICPGFIDTHTHSDLSAIINPALSAKIRQGITTELLGQDGVALAPLPEEYIPAWRKNIAGLDGDTDKIDWKYKNTDGYLNLLASRHPATNLAYLVPHGNVRMEAMGLDGRPSTREDVAKMCEVLERELKAGAFGLSTGLIYMPCAFGDTAEMIALCKVTAKYNGIFVVHQRSEADDIINSTQELIDIAKATGVWLHISHMKVCGKKNWTLIDRMLGMLEQAQEEGIRISFDQYPYVAGSTMLGVILPPWVHSGGTDKLLERLASPELREKMIADIQQGIPGWDNFIDFAGLDQIFVTSVKTEKNQDAVGLNLVELGELRGKDPYNATFDLLFEEENAVGMVDFYGTEEHVIKFLCRPEQNVCTDGLMGAGKPHPRVFGAFPRVLGKYVREEGCLTWEAAIRKMTGKPAEVLGLLDRGLIKVGYAADIVMFDPYTITDKGTFVEPNQYPEGIELVMVNGRIALINGIESYACSGTVIRKQY, encoded by the coding sequence ATGAAAACCATTTTCAAAAACGGAAATGTGATCGATGGGACGGGCAGCGAAGGCAGGATTGCCGATGTGATGGTTGATGACGGTCGTATTGTGGCGATCGGCCAAATTGATGCTGGTGTAAATGAACAGGTTATTGATGCAACAGGAAAAGTAATTTGTCCTGGCTTTATTGATACCCACACACATTCTGATTTGTCGGCAATTATTAATCCCGCACTGTCGGCAAAAATTCGTCAGGGTATTACCACGGAATTACTCGGACAGGATGGCGTGGCACTTGCGCCGTTGCCTGAGGAATATATTCCGGCCTGGCGTAAAAATATTGCCGGACTGGATGGCGATACCGACAAAATTGACTGGAAATACAAGAATACGGACGGTTATCTCAATTTGTTGGCCTCTCGTCACCCGGCCACTAACCTTGCGTATCTGGTCCCGCATGGCAATGTGCGTATGGAAGCGATGGGGCTGGATGGGCGACCTTCCACCCGTGAAGACGTGGCCAAGATGTGCGAGGTCCTCGAGCGGGAGTTAAAGGCTGGAGCATTTGGCCTGTCCACCGGGCTTATCTATATGCCGTGCGCTTTTGGCGATACCGCTGAGATGATTGCGCTGTGCAAGGTCACGGCGAAATACAACGGGATCTTCGTGGTGCATCAGCGCAGTGAAGCCGACGACATCATCAACTCCACCCAGGAACTGATCGATATCGCTAAAGCAACCGGCGTCTGGCTGCACATTTCGCATATGAAAGTCTGCGGCAAGAAAAACTGGACGCTGATTGATCGGATGCTGGGCATGCTGGAGCAGGCGCAGGAAGAGGGGATCCGCATCTCTTTCGATCAGTATCCATACGTCGCGGGCAGCACCATGCTTGGCGTGATCCTGCCACCGTGGGTCCATTCGGGTGGAACCGACAAGCTGCTTGAACGTCTGGCCTCGCCTGAACTGCGGGAGAAGATGATCGCTGATATTCAACAGGGCATTCCGGGCTGGGATAACTTTATTGATTTCGCCGGTCTGGATCAGATTTTTGTTACCAGCGTGAAGACAGAAAAAAATCAGGATGCCGTTGGCCTGAACCTCGTCGAGTTGGGTGAGCTGCGTGGTAAAGATCCGTACAACGCCACCTTTGATCTGCTGTTTGAAGAAGAAAATGCCGTTGGGATGGTCGATTTCTACGGCACGGAAGAACACGTAATTAAGTTCCTCTGCCGCCCGGAACAGAACGTCTGTACCGATGGCCTGATGGGCGCAGGTAAGCCGCATCCGCGCGTGTTCGGAGCTTTCCCTCGTGTACTGGGTAAATATGTGCGGGAAGAAGGCTGTCTGACCTGGGAAGCGGCAATCCGTAAAATGACCGGAAAACCTGCCGAGGTGTTGGGTTTGCTGGATCGAGGGCTGATTAAGGTCGGTTATGCTGCGGATATTGTGATGTTCGATCCCTACACCATTACCGATAAAGGCACATTTGTTGAACCTAATCAGTATCCTGAAGGGATCGAACTGGTGATGGTCAATGGACGTATTGCTTTAATTAATGGCATAGAGAGCTATGCCTGTAGCGGTACTGTTATTAGAAAACAATACTAA
- a CDS encoding MurR/RpiR family transcriptional regulator yields MTTATSLNELQQQIRDRYDSLSKRLQQVSRYVLDNTNSVAFDTVAVIAERAGVPPSTLIRFANAFDFSGFNEMKQLFRMNLVEETASYSDRARLFREMESEAVPETPLDILQEFARSNAQALQQLAARAEPEMLVRAVQLLADADTIYIAGLRRSFSVAAYLTYALSHLECRPILLDGMGGMLREQINRIKANDIVVSISFSPYAEETVMVSETAANAGARQIVITDSQISPLATFSDLCFVVKEAQVDAFRSQSATLCLVQSLVVALAYKLGDGSNEKSRSAG; encoded by the coding sequence ATGACGACAGCAACCAGCCTGAACGAGCTGCAGCAGCAAATCCGCGATCGCTACGATAGCCTGAGCAAGAGGCTGCAGCAGGTGTCCCGCTATGTGCTGGATAATACCAATAGCGTGGCCTTCGATACGGTTGCCGTCATTGCCGAGCGTGCCGGAGTACCGCCATCGACGCTGATCCGCTTTGCTAATGCCTTTGACTTCTCCGGTTTCAACGAAATGAAACAGCTGTTTCGTATGAACCTGGTGGAAGAGACCGCCAGCTACAGCGACCGCGCACGACTGTTTCGTGAAATGGAAAGTGAAGCGGTGCCGGAAACCCCGCTGGACATCCTGCAGGAATTTGCCCGTTCGAATGCGCAGGCCTTACAGCAGCTGGCGGCCCGCGCTGAACCCGAAATGCTGGTACGTGCAGTACAACTGTTGGCAGATGCCGACACGATTTACATCGCCGGTTTGCGCCGCTCATTTAGCGTAGCCGCCTATCTTACTTATGCCCTGAGCCATCTTGAGTGCCGCCCTATTCTGCTCGACGGGATGGGGGGAATGCTGCGCGAACAGATAAACCGCATTAAAGCGAACGATATCGTAGTGTCGATTAGCTTCTCGCCTTACGCAGAAGAGACCGTCATGGTCAGTGAAACGGCAGCGAATGCCGGTGCTCGCCAAATTGTGATTACCGACAGCCAGATCAGCCCGCTGGCAACGTTCAGCGATCTCTGCTTTGTGGTGAAAGAGGCGCAGGTCGACGCCTTTCGATCGCAGTCTGCCACGCTGTGTCTGGTGCAATCGTTAGTGGTAGCGCTGGCATACAAATTAGGTGATGGCAGCAACGAAAAAAGCCGTTCTGCTGGGTAA
- a CDS encoding MFS transporter: MNQQASLPSGKPKTWKARYTVLSLIWLAWLLSFLDRMVMSVSLPYIGKDLNLDTTQQGLIISAFFIGYAAFQIPGGLLADKFGSRKIMAIGIAWWSIFTSLTGAVLTLPLMLAVRFLFGIGEGCFPSASWKMISTYFPSKERGRATAIQSTVNTLGPALAVVVAASIIGAFGWHMVFIVLGIPGLFIAAGIYFFTRDNPKDHPAITQQDLAELAADDQGSQQNTRAVAFKDVLRMPVLWQMAAIWFLFDITFWGFSTWLPSYLITVREFSLAKTGVMAAIPFLFGACGTLIGGYCSDKYKSLRKMFYVVTSVIAAGFLYLTFSVSSADMAVVYQCISALFMFFAMATFWGILMDTIPSNIMGRASGIVNFGGQMAGVVSAPVIGWLIQSSGGSYNSAFIFMIAALICSAVVTLTVKNSHAIGALPSQA, from the coding sequence ATGAACCAACAAGCATCTTTACCTTCAGGTAAACCAAAGACCTGGAAAGCAAGATATACCGTCCTGTCATTAATCTGGCTGGCATGGCTGCTTTCTTTTCTCGACCGTATGGTGATGAGCGTTTCATTACCGTATATCGGTAAAGATTTAAATCTTGATACCACGCAACAAGGTTTAATTATTAGCGCCTTCTTTATTGGTTACGCGGCATTTCAAATTCCCGGCGGTTTATTGGCGGATAAATTTGGCTCGCGTAAAATTATGGCCATTGGCATTGCCTGGTGGTCAATTTTCACCAGCTTAACCGGTGCGGTACTGACGCTTCCTCTGATGCTGGCCGTCCGCTTCTTATTTGGCATCGGTGAAGGTTGCTTCCCGTCTGCGTCCTGGAAGATGATCTCGACCTACTTCCCGTCAAAAGAGCGTGGCCGCGCAACGGCGATTCAGTCGACGGTGAATACCTTAGGCCCGGCGCTGGCGGTGGTGGTTGCGGCGAGCATCATCGGGGCATTTGGCTGGCACATGGTCTTTATCGTGCTCGGTATTCCCGGTCTGTTTATTGCGGCGGGTATCTATTTCTTTACCCGGGACAACCCGAAAGATCACCCGGCTATTACGCAGCAGGATCTGGCGGAACTGGCGGCTGACGATCAAGGTAGTCAGCAAAATACCCGGGCCGTTGCGTTCAAAGACGTGCTCAGAATGCCCGTGCTATGGCAGATGGCGGCTATCTGGTTCTTGTTTGATATTACCTTCTGGGGCTTCTCTACCTGGCTGCCAAGCTATTTGATCACCGTCCGTGAGTTCTCACTGGCGAAGACCGGTGTGATGGCGGCGATTCCATTCCTGTTTGGCGCATGTGGCACATTGATCGGTGGATATTGCTCCGACAAATACAAGTCGTTGCGTAAGATGTTCTACGTTGTGACATCCGTTATTGCCGCAGGTTTCCTGTATTTGACCTTTAGCGTAAGCAGCGCGGATATGGCGGTGGTTTACCAGTGTATTTCAGCACTGTTTATGTTCTTCGCCATGGCGACATTCTGGGGGATTTTGATGGACACTATTCCCAGCAACATCATGGGTCGCGCATCCGGTATCGTTAACTTTGGTGGACAAATGGCAGGGGTGGTTTCCGCACCGGTCATTGGTTGGTTAATCCAAAGCAGCGGCGGCAGCTACAACAGCGCATTTATCTTTATGATTGCGGCATTGATTTGTTCGGCAGTGGTGACGCTGACCGTGAAAAACTCCCACGCTATTGGTGCATTACCCAGTCAAGCCTGA
- a CDS encoding CoA-acylating methylmalonate-semialdehyde dehydrogenase — METVANFIHGECVTGSGQRVQAIFNPATGEQIRQVVMSTVQETEQAVAAAHEAFPAWARYSPLKRARVMFRFKALLEENMTRLARLISEEHGKVFSDAVGEITRGLEVVEFACGIPHLQKGEHSANVGTGVDSHSLMQPLGVCVGITPFNFPAMVPMWMFPIALATGNTFVLKPSEKDPSLVLELAKLLQQAGLPDGVFNVVQGDKASVDVLLTDPRVQAVSFVGSTPIAEYIYQTASAHGKRCQALGGAKNHCILMPDADMEMATSAIMGAAYGAAGERCMALSVVLAVGDKTADELCARLEQQIAALRVGPGLDQTPENEMGPLISSVHRSKVLGYIDSGESQGARLRVDGRGFSVKGHEQGYFVGPTLFDKVTPEMTIYKEEIFGPVLSVVRVADYASAVELINRHEYGNGTAIFTRDGGCARRFCEEVQAGMVGVNVPIPVPMAFHSFGGWKRSIFGALNVHGNDGVRFYTRMKTVTARWPEMQQDTGAAFSMPTLG, encoded by the coding sequence ATGGAGACGGTAGCGAATTTTATTCACGGCGAATGTGTCACCGGTTCAGGCCAGCGTGTGCAGGCAATCTTCAACCCAGCCACCGGCGAACAAATCCGCCAGGTGGTGATGAGTACGGTACAGGAAACCGAGCAGGCCGTTGCGGCGGCGCATGAAGCCTTTCCTGCATGGGCGCGCTATTCTCCGCTAAAGCGTGCGCGAGTGATGTTCCGCTTTAAGGCTTTGCTGGAAGAGAACATGACGCGACTTGCCCGATTAATCAGCGAAGAGCATGGCAAAGTGTTCTCTGATGCCGTCGGCGAAATCACCCGAGGTCTGGAAGTGGTGGAGTTTGCCTGTGGCATTCCTCACCTGCAAAAAGGTGAGCACTCAGCCAACGTGGGAACGGGCGTCGACAGCCACTCGCTGATGCAACCGCTCGGTGTGTGCGTAGGGATCACGCCGTTTAACTTCCCGGCGATGGTGCCGATGTGGATGTTCCCCATCGCGCTGGCGACCGGCAACACCTTTGTGCTGAAGCCGTCGGAAAAAGATCCTTCTCTGGTGCTCGAACTGGCAAAACTGCTGCAACAGGCGGGGCTGCCGGACGGTGTGTTCAACGTGGTTCAGGGCGATAAAGCGTCGGTAGACGTGCTGCTGACCGACCCGCGGGTTCAGGCCGTAAGCTTTGTCGGTTCAACCCCCATAGCCGAATACATTTATCAAACTGCATCGGCTCACGGTAAGCGCTGTCAGGCGCTCGGTGGGGCAAAAAACCACTGTATTTTAATGCCGGATGCCGACATGGAGATGGCCACCAGCGCCATTATGGGCGCAGCTTATGGCGCGGCAGGGGAACGCTGCATGGCGCTTTCCGTCGTCCTGGCCGTCGGCGATAAAACGGCAGATGAACTCTGTGCCCGACTGGAACAACAGATTGCGGCGCTGCGCGTCGGGCCGGGCCTTGACCAGACGCCGGAAAATGAAATGGGACCGCTGATCTCCTCGGTGCACCGCAGTAAAGTACTCGGCTATATTGATAGCGGTGAATCTCAGGGTGCCCGTTTGCGCGTTGACGGTCGTGGCTTTAGCGTCAAAGGTCATGAGCAGGGCTACTTTGTCGGGCCGACGTTGTTCGACAAGGTCACGCCAGAGATGACCATCTATAAAGAAGAGATTTTTGGACCGGTACTTTCTGTGGTGCGGGTAGCAGATTACGCCAGTGCGGTGGAACTGATTAACCGTCATGAATATGGTAATGGCACGGCTATCTTCACCCGTGACGGCGGCTGCGCGCGTCGTTTCTGCGAAGAGGTTCAGGCCGGGATGGTTGGGGTAAACGTCCCGATCCCGGTGCCGATGGCGTTCCACAGCTTTGGCGGCTGGAAACGCTCTATCTTTGGTGCGCTTAACGTTCATGGCAACGACGGCGTGCGTTTCTACACCCGAATGAAAACCGTCACCGCACGCTGGCCGGAAATGCAGCAGGACACGGGCGCGGCGTTCTCCATGCCGACGCTGGGCTGA